From Anopheles coluzzii chromosome 3, AcolN3, whole genome shotgun sequence, the proteins below share one genomic window:
- the LOC125907503 gene encoding uncharacterized protein K02A2.6-like produces the protein MLNPDEMMEEEEHRRLSQNWGGNAVFGNGQQQPSQSNVALPAQPPLQNVVGAPSQQGASTSGQDAGMLSQMLKLLQQQMNQQQQLMAQMLKYQQQSVPQPSQPSLIPTNPELIIDALASNISEFRYEAESGATFKAWYERYEDLFLRDASRLDDGAKVRLLGRKLGTAEHARFTSFILPRAPRELTFDETVAKLTALFGRTESLLSKRYKCMQITKAPREDLLTFSCRVNRACVDFEFAGMNEEQFKCLILVCGLKEEVDSDMRNRLLARIEEKHDVTLEQLSAECQRITNIKVDSALIANESGERVLAVNSGGYRQKQFQFNRQQYQSYGQPTQAHARANDNTMSVQKPLNACWLCSGPHWKRECPYRSHECADCGRLGHREGHCEVVNRFQRRGYNKKGTNVATRVVNINVCDVEARRKYVHILINGRPTKLQLDTASDITVISEGLWKDIGQPSLIRATVKAKAASQEYLELMGEFEALLTIASRTQKAVVRVAYANLLLLGADVVESFSLGSIPMDHYCSSIDAESATQMTWEERFPTVFRGMGLCTKSSIKLKVKEGSRPIFRPKRPVAYAMLKTVDEELDRLETLNVITPVDYSEWAAPIVVVRKANGKIRICGDYSTGLNDLLQSHEYPLPLPEDIFAKLSKCRIFSKIDLSDAFLQVQIDKEYRPLLTINTHRGLYHYNRLPPGIKIAPAAFQQLIDTMLAGLSGVCGYMDDLIIGGLTDEDHDKTLGQVLKRIEEFGFTLRADKCVFRMCQIKYLGHVIDGRGIRPDPEKISSIQNLPPPTDIAGVRSFLGAINYYGKFIPMMRDLRFPLDSLLKDEKQFKWTKECEAAFMKFKEVLSSELLLTHYDPSAEIIVAADASSVGIGATLSHKFSDGSIKVVQHASRALTKAESNYSQIDREGLALVYAVTKFHKMLYGRHFRLQTDHRPLLRIFGSKKGIPIYTASRLQRFALTMQLYDFTIEYVQSGMFGNADILSRLIRNHAKPEAEYVIASLNLEEDLRSVAINAISNSSPLCFRDVERSTQADPLLRKVYLYIQEGWPRDATFGSELARFHVRSEALSTVEGCILFGERLVIPEDLRAHCLEQLHRGHPGVERMKSLARSYVYWPRLDDEIVQYVAACEACAAAAKSPPQAKPTPWPKPSGPWQRLHVDYAGPILGDYFLVVVDAFSKWPEIVKTSTTTSRATVAILRGLFARFGMPLSIVSDNGPQFTSQEFKNFCECHGIRQVTTAPFHPQSNGQAERFVDTLKRALKKIQTGGTSMDEALDTFLQAYRTTPNPALEGNTTPAEIIVKYPVRTHLELLRRPPVVEEETEITAAGLQPGDVVATKKYYQNTWKWISAEVLRRLGTVMYELTSRDGRIMRRHIDQIRKRSVKEPHQLVQDSETPTQLPIDILLGEWSLTVPNEPLPLSSTTEELRTVPSPQPFSPAQVAPSESNHRKIRSPRRSSRNRKLPRRFDAFIL, from the coding sequence ATGCTAAACCCGGACGAGATGATGGAGGAGGAAGAGCATCGCCGCTTATCCCAAAATTGGGGTGGAAATGCAGTTTTTGGTaatgggcagcagcagccatcgcAGAGCAACGTAGCGTTACCAGCTCAACCACCATTGCAAAATGTAGTCGGGGCGCCATCGCAGCAAGGTGCATCGACCTCGGGGCAAGACGCCGGGATGCTATCGCAAATGCTGAAATTATTGCAACAGCAAATgaaccagcaacagcagcttaTGGCGCAAATGTTGAAATACCAACAGCAATCCGTCCCGCAGCCTTCGCAACCTAGTTTGATACCGACTAATCCTGAGCTTATAATTGATGCGTTGGCGAGCAACATAAGCGAATTTAGATACGAGGCTGAATCTGGAGCAACGTTTAAGGCCTGGTACGAGCGTTACGAGGACTTATTTTTGAGGGACGCTTCCCGACTCGACGATGGGGCGAAAGTACGGCTCCTTGGGCGTAAGTTGGGCACGGCAGAACACGCTCGTTTCACCAGTTTTATACTACCTCGCGCGCCTCGTGAACTAACATTTGACGAAACGGTTGCAAAGCTAACGGCCCTTTTTGGTAGAACGGAATCCTTACTCAGCAAACGTTACAAGTGCATGCAGATAACCAAAGCACCCCGGGAAGATCTGCTCACGTTTTCTTGCCGCGTAAACCGTGCCTGTGTCGACTTTGAGTTTGCCGGAATGAACGAGGAGCAATTCAAGTGCCTTATCCTTGTTTGCGGACTCAAAGAAGAAGTCGATAGTGACATGCGCAACCGGTTATTAGCCCGTATCGAGGAGAAACATGATGTGACGTTGGAGCAGTTATCAGCAGAATGCCAGCGTATCACCAATATAAAAGTGGATAGTGCATTAATTGCCAACGAATCAGGAGAACGGGTCCTTGCAGTTAACAGCGGTGGCTATAgacaaaaacaatttcaatttaatcgTCAGCAGTACCAGTCCTACGGTCAACCAACACAGGCGCATGCACGGGCAAATGATAACACCATGTCAGTACAAAAGCCGTTGAATGCGTGTTGGTTGTGCAGTGGCCCGCATTGGAAGCGTGAGTGTCCATATAGGTCCCACGAATGTGCGGATTGTGGAAGGCTTGGGCATCGCGAAGGGCACTGTGAAGTCGTCAATCGATTCCAGCGGCGTGGatacaataaaaaaggtaCTAATGTGGCAACGCGCGTCGTGAACATAAATGTATGCGATGTAGAAGCAAGGCGAAAGTATGTACATATCTTGATCAACGGAAGACCAACTAAGCTGCAGCTAGACACGGCATCAGATATTACGGTAATCAGCGAGGGATTGTGGAAGGATATCGGACAGCCATCTCTGATAAGGGCTACGGTAAAAGCTAAGGCGGCCTCGCAGGAGTATCTTGAACTAATGGGTGAGTTTGAAGCGTTATTAACCATTGCTTCTAGGACCCAAAAGGCAGTAGTTCGAGTCGCATATGCTAACCTGTTGTTACTAGGAGCAGACGTCGTGGAGTCCTTTTCACTCGGATCTATCCCGATGGACCATTATTGTAGTAGCATCGATGCGGAAAGTGCAACTCAGATGACATGGGAGGAACGTTTTCCAACAGTTTTCCGAGGGATGGGTCTTTGCACCAAATCAAGCATAAAGTTGAAAGTGAAGGAAGGCAGTCGACCCATATTTCGTCCCAAGCGGCCGGTGGCATACGCAATGCTGAAGACTGTTGATGAGGAGCTAGATCGATTAGAAACCTTGAACGTGATCACGCCAGTTGATTATTCTGAGTGGGCTGCCCCCATAGTGGTAGTGCGTAAAGCGAACGGGAAAATTAGGATCTGCGGTGACTATTCTACTGGACTGAACGATCTTCTACAATCACATGAGTATCCACTCCCTTTGCCTGAGGATATCTTCGCTAAATTGTCTAAATGCCGCATATTCAGCAAAATTGACCTTTCTGATGCTTTTCTACAGGTCCAAATCGATAAAGAGTATCGCCCGCTGTTGACGATCAACACCCACCGGGGATTATACCACTACAACCGTTTGCCTCCGGGAATAAAAATTGCCCCAGCAGCATTTCAACAGTTGATCGACACGATGCTGGCAGGACTGTCAGGAGTTTGTGGTTATATGGACGACCTTATAATCGGTGGCTTGACAGATGAAGACCACGATAAGACTTTGGGTCAAGTACTGAAGCGTATAGAAGAATTCGGATTTACACTACGGGCTGATAAATGCGTTTTTAGAATGTGTCAGATAAAATACTTAGGGCATGTAATTGATGGTAGAGGAATACGCCCTGATCCGGAAAAGATAAGCTCCATACAAAACTTACCGCCACCCACTGACATCGCAGGAGTTCGTTCTTTTCTTGGAGCTATAAATTACTATGGGAAGTTCATACCGATGATGCGGGATCTAAGATTTCCACTCGACAGCCTTTTAAAAGATGAGAAGCAATTCAAATGGACAAAGGAGTGTGAAGCGGCATTTATGAAATTTAAGGAAGTACTATCATCAGAACTTTTACTAACACATTACGATCCATCCGCAGAAATAATAGTGGCAGCAGACGCCTCATCCGTTGGAATCGGAGCCACTCTTAGTCACAAGTTCTCCGACGGTAGCATCAAAGTTGTGCAACACGCTTCAAGGGCGCTGACAAAGGCGGAATCCAACTATAGCCAAATAGACCGCGAAGGTCTGGCCCTTGTTTATGCGGTTACAAAATTTCACAAGATGTTGTACGGCCGTCATTTTCGACTCCAAACTGATCATCGTCCTTTACTCCGGATTTTTGGATCGAAGAAGGGCATTCCGATATACACGGCTAGCAGACTACAGCGATTTGCCCTCACCATGCAGTTATATGATTTCACAATAGAATATGTACAATCCGGAATGTTTGGAAATGCAGATATCCTTTCGCGACTCATAAGGAACCACGCAAAGCCCGAAGCCGAATATGTGATTGCCAGCCTAAACCTAGAGGAGGATTTAAGGTCAGTAGCTATCAACGCGATTTCTAATTCCTCTCCTCTTTGTTTTAGAGATGTGGAGAGAAGTACGCAAGCGGACCCATTGCTGCGGAAGGTCTATCTATATATTCAGGAAGGCTGGCCACGGGATGCTACTTTTGGTTCAGAGTTGGCACGTTTTCACGTCAGGAGTGAAGCGCTATCGACCGTCGAAGGGTGCATCCTCTTTGGCGAAAGATTAGTGATACCGGAAGATCTGCGTGCGCATTGTCTAGAACAGCTCCATCGAGGCCACCCAGGCGTTGAACGTATGAAATCTCTCGCACGAAGCTACGTGTACTGGCCAAGATTAGACGACGAAATAGTGCAGTACGTGGCTGCTTGTGAGGCatgtgctgcagcagcaaagtCACCGCCTCAAGCAAAACCGACGCCGTGGCCGAAACCTTCTGGTCCATGGCAAAGGTTACACGTGGACTATGCGGGGCCAATTTTAGGCGACTACTTTCTTGTGGTTGTGGATGCCTTCTCAAAGTGGCCAGAGATTGTGAAAACCTCCACAACAACTTCACGGGCCACGGTAGCGATATTACGTGGATTATTCGCACGCTTTGGCATGCCCCTGAGTATTGTCAGTGACAACGGGCCACAATTTACGAGTCAGGAattcaaaaacttttgcgagtGCCATGGGATCCGACAAGTAACAACGGCGCCATTTCACCCGCAATCCAACGGACAGGCGGAGCGTTTCGTCGACACATTGAAGCGGGCTCTAAAGAAAATACAAACGGGAGGCACATCTATGGATGAAGCGTTGGACACATTCTTGCAGGCGTATCGCACCACGCCAAACCCAGCGCTTGAGGGGAATACAACACCGGCGGAAATCATCGTTAAGTACCCCGTAAGGACTCACTTGGAGCTATTACGTCGGCCTCCTGTTGTCGAAGAGGAAACAGAAATCACCGCTGCAGGGC
- the LOC120957782 gene encoding cleavage stimulation factor subunit 2 tau variant-like, with protein MDRHDQTLMDKSMRSVFVGNIPYEATEEKLKDIFCEVGPVLSLKLVFDRESGKPKGYGFCEYKDQETALSAMRNLNGYEFGGRALRVDNACTEKSRMEMAALLQGPQVENPYGAECDPEETPDLIAKTVTGLQPDQMYELMRQAKACIQNDPLEARNMLLENPQLTYALLQSAVVMRIVDSHTALSFLHGRNTMPPVLTDDPLSAVPTVREQIHPAFDGPDGGGHEPRQFHHDSDERHLLRDRMAQAAAAPPVPMDMDLRMMDPFMAGHQPGNILPEPVAFPPAGVEIRPRPVDPRLHKDPRLEAAVAPSGPMGGSKAQMATASSALADHAAKAAAAEPKSKAGASNDASDQEKAALIMQVLQLSDEQIALLPQDQRASILVLKEQISRNAPK; from the exons ATGGACCGGCACGATCAGACGTTGATGGACAAATCGATGCGGTCGGTGTTTG TCGGAAACATTCCGTACGAAGCAACGGAAGAGAAGCTGAAGGATATTTTCTGTGAAGTTGGACCCGTTCTATCGCTAAA ATTAGTATTCGACCGAGAGAGTGGCAAACCGAAAGGTTACGGATTCTGCGAATACAAAGACCAGGAGACGGCCCTCAGCGCCATGCGCAACCTGAACGGGTACGAGTTCGGTGGACGTGCCCTGCGCGTCGACAACGCCTGTACGGAAAAGTCCCGCATGGAGATGGCCGCCCTGCTGCAGGGCCCACAGGTAGAGAACCCGTACGGTGCCGAGTGCGATCCGGAAGAAACGCCCGACCTCATTGCGAAAACCGTCACCGGCCTGCAGCCGGACCAGATGTACGAGCTGATGCGCCAAGCGAAAGCGTGCATACAGAACGATCCGCTCGAGGCGCGCAACATGCTGCTCGAGAATCCGCAGCTCACGTACGCCCTGCTCCAGTCGGCGGTTGTGATGCGGATTGTCGATTCGCACACCGCCCTGTCCTTCCTGCACGGGCGTAACACGATGCCGCCGGTGCTGACGGACGATCCACTGAGTGCGGTGCCGACGGTGCGGGAGCAGATACATCCTGCGTTCGACGGTCCGGACGGTGGCGGACACGAACCGAGACAGTTTCATCACGACAGTGACGAGCGGCATCTACTGCGCGACCGTATGGCACAAGCGGCGGCGGCTCCGCCCGTCCCAATGGACATGGATCTGCGTATGATGGATCCGTTTATGGCGGGCCATCAGCCCGGCAATATCCTACCGGAACCGGTTGCATTCCCACCGGCGGGTGTCGAGATACGGCCCCGTCCCGTTGATCCACGTCTGCACAAGGATCCAAGGTTGGAGGCTGCGGTCGCACCGTCCGGTCCGATGGGTGGCAGCAAAGCACAAATGGCGACCGCCTCAAGTGCACTGGCAGACCATGCGGCCAAGGCAGCGGCGGCCGAACCGAAATCCAAAGCGGGAGCATCGAACGATGCCTCGGACCAGGAGAAGGCGGCACTGATCATGCAGGTGCTGCAGCTTTCCGACGAGCAGATTGCACTACTGCCGCAGGATCAGCGTGCCAGCATTCTGGTGCTAAAGGAACAGATTTCACGCAATGCACCGAAATGA